The Lachnospiraceae bacterium oral taxon 500 genome window below encodes:
- a CDS encoding aspartate kinase, producing the protein MLIVKKFGGSSVADAVKIKNVANRIIEDYNKGHQIVVVLSAQGDTTDLLLEKAAEITEVPSKRELDMLLTTGEQQSVALMAMAIKAAGYPAISLNAFQTGISTTRVYGNARIKNIEVERLQNELERRSIILVTGFQGINRYEDYTTLGRGGSDTTAVALAAALNADLCEIYTDVDGVYTADPRVVPDARKIEEITYDEMLELASLGAKVLHNRSVELAKKYKVNLVVRSSLNNHSGTYVKEETKVERMLISGVASDANVCRLAVSNIKDEPGKAYAIFSLLARNNVNVDIILQSIGRADKKDISFTVEKKDKDEAIRLLQEHQTTIGFETIEAEDNIAKVSIVGAGMAANAGVASKMFEALYDAGVNINMISTSEIKISVLVSAEDEEKAVTAIHNAFFRKEK; encoded by the coding sequence ATGTTAATTGTAAAAAAGTTTGGCGGCAGTTCGGTGGCGGATGCCGTAAAGATAAAAAACGTAGCAAATCGAATTATTGAAGACTACAATAAAGGGCATCAGATTGTAGTTGTGTTGTCGGCGCAGGGAGATACGACCGATCTTTTACTGGAAAAAGCGGCGGAGATTACGGAAGTACCATCCAAGCGGGAGTTGGATATGCTCCTGACGACCGGCGAACAGCAGTCGGTCGCTTTGATGGCGATGGCGATTAAAGCAGCGGGGTATCCGGCGATCTCGTTGAATGCGTTTCAAACCGGGATATCGACGACCCGGGTTTACGGCAATGCCCGAATTAAAAATATTGAAGTGGAGCGGCTGCAAAATGAGCTGGAAAGACGCAGTATTATTTTGGTCACGGGCTTTCAGGGAATCAATCGTTACGAGGATTATACGACTCTGGGTCGGGGGGGCTCTGATACGACGGCAGTGGCACTGGCAGCAGCGCTCAATGCCGATTTATGTGAGATTTATACAGATGTGGACGGCGTTTACACGGCTGACCCCAGAGTGGTTCCGGATGCTCGCAAGATTGAGGAGATTACCTACGATGAAATGCTGGAACTGGCCTCGCTGGGCGCCAAGGTGCTGCACAACCGTTCGGTTGAATTGGCGAAAAAGTACAAGGTCAATTTGGTGGTGCGTTCCAGTCTGAATAATCATAGCGGAACTTATGTTAAGGAGGAAACAAAAGTGGAAAGAATGTTGATCAGCGGCGTGGCAAGCGATGCCAATGTTTGCCGGCTGGCGGTATCAAATATTAAGGACGAGCCGGGAAAAGCATATGCAATTTTCTCCCTGCTGGCCAGAAACAATGTCAATGTGGATATTATCCTGCAGTCAATCGGCCGGGCGGATAAGAAAGATATTTCCTTTACGGTTGAAAAGAAGGACAAAGACGAGGCTATCCGACTGTTGCAGGAGCATCAGACGACAATTGGCTTTGAAACGATTGAGGCCGAGGACAATATCGCCAAGGTATCCATCGTCGGCGCCGGGATGGCGGCTAATGCCGGCGTAGCATCCAAGATGTTTGAAGCACTTTATGATGCGGGTGTTAATATCAATATGATTTCCACCAGTGAGATTAAGATTTCGGTGCTGGTTAGTGCCGAGGACGAAGAGAAAGCCGTGACGGCGATTCACAATGCCTTTTTCCGCAAGGAGAAATAA
- a CDS encoding peptide chain release factor 2 (programmed frameshift) has product MLELEQLNDSLKTYTDKLKELGVSLDLAGIRERTKELEEKMLADGFWDDPEAAQKVNQELKSLKAKAARMDKLTGDFEDMQVMIELGIEENSEEMVREVTEMLADFEREIESLRVETLLNGEFDRGSAIVSLHAGAGGTESCDWASMLYRMYCRWAENKDFQVEVLDYLDGEEAGIKSVTFQINGENAYGYLQAEKGVHRLVRISPFDASGRRHTSFASCDVLPDVEADSDIEIKEEEIRVDTYRASGAGGQHINKTDSAIRITHLPTGIVVQCQNERSQHKNKERAIKMLKAKLYEIKEREHLERIQDIRGEMKDIGWGSQIRSYVMHPYSLVKDHRTNEETGNVDKVMDGYIDPFINAYLIWKSQKNIGI; this is encoded by the exons GTGCTGGAACTGGAACAGTTAAACGACAGTTTAAAGACCTATACCGACAAGCTTAAAGAATTGGGTGTTTCCCTT GACCTCGCCGGGATTAGGGAAAGAACAAAAGAATTAGAAGAAAAAATGCTGGCGGACGGCTTTTGGGATGACCCGGAAGCGGCCCAGAAAGTAAATCAGGAGTTAAAGTCGCTGAAAGCCAAAGCTGCCCGGATGGATAAGCTGACCGGTGATTTTGAAGATATGCAGGTGATGATTGAGCTGGGAATCGAGGAAAACTCCGAAGAAATGGTGCGGGAAGTGACGGAGATGCTGGCGGACTTTGAACGGGAAATAGAAAGCCTGCGGGTGGAAACGTTGCTAAACGGCGAGTTTGACCGGGGATCGGCCATTGTTTCGCTCCATGCCGGTGCCGGCGGAACAGAGTCTTGCGACTGGGCATCGATGCTTTACCGGATGTACTGCCGCTGGGCGGAAAACAAGGATTTTCAGGTTGAGGTACTGGATTATCTGGACGGGGAAGAAGCGGGTATTAAATCGGTTACTTTTCAGATTAACGGGGAAAATGCTTACGGCTATTTACAGGCGGAAAAAGGCGTGCACCGTTTGGTTCGGATTTCACCATTTGATGCTTCGGGGCGGCGCCATACTTCTTTTGCTTCCTGCGACGTCCTGCCGGATGTGGAAGCGGACAGCGATATTGAGATTAAAGAAGAAGAAATTCGGGTGGATACTTATCGAGCCAGCGGAGCCGGCGGTCAGCATATCAATAAGACTGATTCGGCCATTCGAATTACGCATTTGCCGACCGGAATTGTGGTGCAGTGCCAAAATGAGCGCTCTCAGCATAAGAATAAGGAAAGAGCCATTAAAATGCTGAAGGCCAAGCTCTATGAGATTAAAGAACGGGAGCACTTGGAAAGAATTCAGGATATTCGCGGCGAAATGAAGGACATCGGCTGGGGCAGCCAAATTCGCTCGTATGTGATGCATCCTTACAGTTTGGTCAAGGATCACCGTACAAACGAAGAGACAGGTAATGTTGATAAGGTAATGGACGGCTACATAGATCCGTTTATCAATGCTTATCTGATTTGGAAATCACAAAAAAATATAGGGATATAA
- a CDS encoding preprotein translocase subunit SecA, which translates to MKLLEKIFGTHSSRELKRIEPIVEEIEGLQAEYRQKSDEELLAKTAEFKERLSKGETLDDILPEAFATVREAATRTLQMTPYRVQLIGGIVLHQGRIAEMKTGEGKTLVAPLAAYLNALEGKGVHVVTVNDYLAARDAEWMGAIYRFLGLSVGVILNDMDNDKRREAYNCDITYGTNNEFGFDYLRDNMVVYKENRVQRDLHYAIIDEVDSVLIDEARTPLIISGSSSKSTHLYDQADMIARRLKKGRVIGEVSKLAAVLNEEVTEEGDFVVDEKSKQVSLTAEGVAKVESFFQIENLSDPNNMEIQHHINLALKANNLMHLDKDYVIKDDEIIIVDEFTGRLMPGRRYSNGLHQAIEAKEKVKVKRESKTLATITFQNYFNRYVKKAGMTGTAQTEEEEFREIYGMDVIVIPPNRPVIRVDQDDQVYRSHEEKINAIVEAVKESHAKGQPVLVGTITIDASEELSNRLRKEGIQHNVLNAKFHEKEAEIVADAGQFGAVTIATNMAGRGTDIKLGDKVVEAGGLRIIGTERHESRRIDNQLRGRAGRQGDPGESIFYISMDDELMRLFGSERMKGTIERLRLPEGEPIAAGILSNTIEGAQKKVEANNFSIRKHLLEYDQVMNDQREIIYEERLKVLGNQNLRHVILQMMDEVITRMVNKYSAGVDEIDEWDLAGLNDALREIIPFRTLTLPDTEKEDITREKFIEFLKEEAHKLYEKKEQEFDDIEEFREAERILLLKVIDQKWMDHIDNMDQMRQGIGLRSFGQKDPLVEYKFIGFEMFDETIESIQEDTVKVLYRVVPREKLEREQVAKNITTNRGGEEVRRRPVRRTAEKIGRNDPCPCGSGKKYKQCHGREA; encoded by the coding sequence ATGAAACTACTGGAAAAAATATTTGGAACCCACAGCAGCCGGGAGCTGAAAAGAATAGAGCCGATTGTTGAAGAAATTGAAGGGCTGCAGGCGGAATACCGGCAAAAATCCGATGAGGAACTGTTAGCCAAGACAGCAGAGTTTAAAGAAAGACTAAGCAAGGGGGAAACCCTGGATGATATTTTGCCGGAGGCTTTTGCCACGGTCAGAGAAGCGGCGACGCGTACCTTGCAGATGACACCTTACCGGGTTCAGTTGATCGGCGGTATTGTTTTGCACCAAGGCCGGATTGCGGAAATGAAGACCGGTGAAGGTAAGACTTTGGTTGCGCCGCTGGCGGCGTACTTAAATGCGCTTGAAGGCAAAGGCGTACATGTCGTGACGGTCAATGACTATCTGGCTGCCCGTGACGCTGAATGGATGGGAGCTATTTATCGCTTTTTGGGTTTGAGCGTCGGCGTGATTTTAAATGATATGGATAATGACAAGCGTCGGGAAGCCTATAACTGCGATATTACTTATGGCACGAACAATGAGTTCGGTTTTGACTATCTGCGGGATAATATGGTGGTGTATAAGGAAAATCGGGTGCAGCGGGATTTGCATTATGCCATCATTGACGAGGTTGACTCGGTGCTGATTGACGAAGCCAGAACGCCGCTGATTATTTCCGGCAGTTCCAGCAAGTCAACGCATTTGTATGATCAGGCCGATATGATTGCCCGCCGTTTGAAAAAAGGCCGGGTCATCGGTGAGGTCAGTAAATTAGCAGCCGTACTGAATGAAGAAGTAACCGAAGAAGGCGATTTTGTGGTTGATGAAAAATCAAAGCAGGTCAGTCTGACGGCCGAGGGTGTTGCCAAGGTGGAAAGCTTTTTCCAGATTGAAAATCTGTCCGATCCCAATAATATGGAGATTCAGCATCATATCAATTTGGCCTTAAAAGCCAATAACCTGATGCATTTGGATAAGGACTATGTAATCAAAGATGATGAGATTATCATTGTGGACGAGTTTACCGGCCGTCTGATGCCGGGACGGCGGTACAGCAACGGCCTGCATCAGGCAATTGAAGCCAAGGAAAAGGTTAAGGTAAAAAGAGAGTCAAAAACGTTGGCGACGATTACGTTTCAGAATTATTTTAACCGTTATGTCAAAAAGGCCGGTATGACCGGTACGGCGCAGACGGAGGAAGAAGAGTTCCGGGAGATTTACGGCATGGATGTTATTGTCATTCCGCCGAATCGGCCGGTAATTCGGGTGGATCAGGACGATCAGGTTTACCGTAGCCATGAGGAAAAGATCAACGCCATTGTGGAAGCGGTTAAGGAAAGCCATGCCAAAGGTCAGCCGGTGCTGGTCGGCACGATTACAATTGACGCCTCGGAGGAATTAAGCAATCGCCTGCGCAAGGAAGGAATTCAGCATAATGTCTTAAATGCCAAGTTCCATGAAAAGGAAGCCGAAATCGTGGCGGATGCCGGTCAGTTCGGAGCGGTCACGATTGCGACCAATATGGCGGGCCGCGGTACCGATATTAAGCTGGGTGATAAGGTAGTCGAGGCCGGTGGGCTGCGGATTATCGGTACGGAGCGGCATGAGTCGCGGCGGATTGATAATCAGCTGCGGGGCCGGGCCGGACGGCAGGGTGATCCCGGCGAGTCGATTTTTTACATTTCGATGGATGATGAGTTGATGCGCCTGTTTGGCAGCGAGCGGATGAAGGGCACGATTGAACGGCTGCGGCTGCCGGAAGGCGAGCCGATTGCGGCCGGAATTTTAAGCAATACGATTGAAGGTGCCCAGAAGAAGGTGGAAGCCAATAACTTTAGTATCCGTAAGCATTTGCTGGAATACGACCAGGTTATGAACGACCAGCGTGAGATTATTTATGAGGAACGGCTGAAAGTGCTGGGCAATCAAAATCTGCGCCATGTTATTTTGCAGATGATGGATGAAGTCATTACCCGCATGGTTAATAAATACTCTGCTGGTGTCGATGAAATAGATGAATGGGATTTAGCGGGATTAAACGACGCGCTGCGGGAAATTATTCCTTTCCGGACGCTGACCCTGCCGGATACCGAGAAAGAGGACATTACCAGAGAAAAGTTTATTGAATTTTTAAAAGAAGAAGCGCATAAGCTCTATGAGAAGAAAGAGCAGGAGTTTGACGATATTGAAGAGTTCCGGGAAGCGGAAAGAATTCTGCTGCTGAAGGTGATTGACCAGAAGTGGATGGATCATATCGATAACATGGATCAAATGCGGCAGGGCATTGGTTTGCGCTCTTTTGGACAAAAGGATCCGCTGGTTGAGTACAAGTTTATCGGTTTTGAAATGTTTGACGAAACGATTGAAAGTATTCAGGAAGACACCGTGAAGGTGCTGTACCGGGTTGTGCCGAGGGAAAAACTGGAAAGAGAACAGGTTGCTAAAAATATTACCACCAACCGCGGCGGAGAAGAAGTCAGGAGAAGACCGGTTCGCCGGACAGCCGAAAAAATCGGTCGGAATGACCCGTGTCCTTGCGGCAGCGGCAAGAAATACAAGCAGTGCCACGGCCGGGAGGCGTAA
- a CDS encoding chemotaxis protein CheW gives MASTKQVVFHLDNEEYGVDIMKVNVIEKYQEIVKVPNSPEYVEGIINLRGEILPIFNLRKKFGLKEKPVDENTKIIVVFLGQMKVGFIVDSVSQIINIDDTQTEAAPRIVTGVSRRYIQSVAKVDERMIVLLDVDLMLEDEEKLSLGAILEEDSK, from the coding sequence TTGGCGTCAACCAAACAAGTAGTATTTCATTTGGATAATGAAGAATATGGCGTAGATATTATGAAGGTCAATGTGATTGAAAAATATCAGGAAATTGTGAAAGTCCCGAACAGCCCGGAGTATGTCGAGGGAATCATCAATTTGCGCGGTGAAATTCTGCCGATTTTTAATCTGCGCAAAAAGTTTGGCTTGAAAGAAAAGCCGGTTGATGAAAATACCAAGATTATCGTAGTTTTTTTGGGGCAGATGAAAGTCGGTTTTATTGTGGATTCGGTTTCGCAGATTATTAATATTGATGATACGCAAACCGAAGCGGCACCACGGATTGTAACCGGTGTCAGCCGCCGCTATATTCAATCGGTCGCTAAGGTTGACGAGCGGATGATTGTGCTGCTGGACGTTGATTTGATGCTGGAAGATGAGGAAAAGCTTTCATTGGGAGCCATTCTTGAAGAAGACAGTAAATAA